A stretch of Scheffersomyces stipitis CBS 6054 chromosome 2, complete sequence DNA encodes these proteins:
- the UGP1 gene encoding UTP-glucose-1-phosphate uridylyltransferase (go_funtion nucleotidyltransferase activity~go_process metabolism) gives MRNALNNLADTVENPDHQQRFENEMDSFFALFRRYLADKASGSTLDWEKIKSPSPNEVVQYNSLNESAATNLSKLAVLKLNGGLGTSMGCVGPKSVIEVRDGNTFLDLSVRQIEHLNRKYDADVPLLLMNSFNTDNDTAKIIKKYQGHRIRVKTFNQSRFPRIYKDSLLPVPDSYDDELDSWYPPGHGDLFESLVQSGELDALLAQGREILFVSNGDNLGATVDTKILDHMIETGAEYIMELTNKTRADVKGGTLINYEGSVRLLEIAQVPKEHVEEFKSIKKFKYFNTNNLWINLRAIKKLVEHNAIEAEIIPNQKTISKGNVDINVLQLETAVGAAIRHFQGAHGVVVPRSRFLPVKTCSDLLLVKSDLFFLEHGALKLDPTRDGFANPLIKLGSHFKKVSGFQSRVPHMPKILELDHLTITGNVTLGRGVTLKGTVIIVCNDGDKIDIPNGSILENVVVTGNLTILEH, from the coding sequence ATGCGTAACGCCTTGAACAACCTCGCTGACACCGTCGAGAACCCCGACCACCAGCAGAGATTCGAAAACGAGATGGATTCGTTCTTTGCTCTTTTCAGAAGATACTTGGCCGACAAGGCTTCCGGCTCTACTTTGGACTGGGAGAAGATCAAGTCTCCTTCTCCTAATGAAGTCGTCCAGTACAATCTGTTGAACGAAAGTGCCGCCAcaaacttgtccaagttggcagtgttgaagttgaacgGTGGTTTAGGTACATCTATGGGTTGTGTTGGTCCTAAATCTGTCATTGAAGTCAGAGACGGTAACACGTTTTTGGACTTGTCCGTTAGACAGATCGAGCACTTGAACAGAAAGTACGATGCTGATGTTcctttgttgttgatgaactCGTTCAACACCGACAACGACACGGCcaagatcatcaagaagtacCAGGGCCACAGAATCAGAGTCAAGACCTTCAACCAGTCGAGATTCCCCCGTATCTACAAAGATTCTCTTTTACCAGTTCCTGACTCGTACGATGATGAATTGGACTCATGGTACCCTCCTGGCCATGGTGACTTGTTCGAGTCATTGGTTCAATCTGGAGAATTGGATGCCCTTTTGGCTCAGGGCAGAGAAATCTTGTTTGTCTCCAATGGTGACAACTTGGGTGCCACTGTTGAcaccaagatcttggacCACATGATCGAAACTGGTGCCGAGTATATCATGGAGTTGACCAACAAGACCAGAGCCGACGTCAAAGGTGGTACCTTGATCAACTACGAAGGATCCGTCAGATTGTTGGAAATCGCTCAGGTGCCTAAGGAACACGTAGAAGAGTTCAAGAGcatcaagaagtttaaGTACttcaataccaacaacTTGTGGATCAATTTGAGagccatcaagaagttggtggAACACAATGCCATCGAGGCCGAAATCATTCCTAACCAAAAGACCATATCTAAAGGAAACGTAGACATCAACgttttgcaattggaaacCGCTGTCGGTGCTGCCATCAGACACTTCCAAGGTGCCCATGGTGTTGTCGTTCCAAGATCGAGATTCTTGCCTGTCAAGACCTGTTCtgatttgttgttggtcaagtctgacttgttcttcttggaacaCGGTGCATTGAAGTTAGATCCTACCAGAGATGGATTTGCCAATCctttgatcaagttgggCTCCCATTTCAAGAAGGTCAGTGGCTTCCAGCTGAGAGTTCCTCACATGCCtaagatcttggaattggaCCATTTGACTATCACTGGTAACGTCACTTTAGGTAGAGGTGTCACCTTGAAGGGTACTGTTATCATTGTCTGTAACGACGGTGACAAGATCGATATTCCTAACGGTTCCATCTTAGAGAATGTTGTGGTTACTGGTAACTTGACTATCTTGGAACATTAG
- a CDS encoding spore wall maturation protein DIT1, giving the protein MTFENNYSDAISKSSSETTSDCDSINKRPTTYERIQLIYSRDKDGIVSKREFCDFDLDSFSSAVRESNKAVEIYNDFYVFKISSGIVWEYRKRNLWCGVVTEDFESTEFESWFLYLVAKESNVDYPKPGAIGSEIYAEVVAKIFAEELKNTVKDDKWETLGKQKFIKSAKFFTERWQPLEAVLPAFPCKSSNSEKVAGSLPDKGEELAITKLIQFSETIKQLYPPGIIIWIVSDGHVFSDCIAVNDTVVNVYGQALKDLYNKIKPPMLDPIKFCSLPELFSLKAMNFEESLVEDVHLSHHLATELDKESEICRKILVASCDTDSGKLHKDINTENHPRLHLFRGFSKFMTEDLINNPSVEKFSKKKFKKVVAKVAFEMIKRNDAYSNLVELMFPFHLRFSIHSHNNSGPKFGIQLLSPVGPNKCQAIMAIEDHNIPRTDDLLHIPTPWHNCIVKIDNKETFFVVKSSKVEQAIEKGRGSGKWDDGKLHYVFMSN; this is encoded by the exons ATGACATTTGAAAATAATTATTCTGATGCTATCAGTAAGAGTAGTCTGGAGACCACTCTGGATTGTGATAGTATTAACAAGCGTCCTACTACGTATGAGAGAATTCAATTAATATATAGTAGAGACAAGGACGGAATTGTAAGTAAAAGAGAGTTTTGTGATTTTGACTTAGACagtttttcttctgctgtGCGGGAATCCAATAAAGCTGTGGAGATATATAATGACTTCTATGTGTTCAAAATTAGCTCAGGAATTGTTTGGGAATATAGAAAAAGGAATTTATGGTGTGGTGTTGTCACTGAGGATTTCGAATCTACTGAATTTGAATCTTGGTTTCTCTATTTGGTAGCAAAAGAATCCAATGTTGACTACCCAAAGCCTGGCGCCATTGGATCAGAAATATATGCTGAAGTGGTTGCTAAGATTTTTGCTGAAGAGTTAAAGAATACTGTTAAGGACGACAAATGGGAAACTTTAGGAAAGCAAAAGTTCATTAAATCAGCAAAATTCTTTACAGAAAGGTGGCAACCTTTGGAGGCTGTCTTGCCAGCTTTCCCATGTAAGTCATCCAACTCTGAGAAAGTTGCAGGAAGTTTGCCTGACAAAGgagaagaattggcaaTTACCAAGCtaattcaattttcagaaaCTATCAAGCAGTTATACCCACCAGGTATCATAATCTGGATTGTCAGCGACGGGCATGTATTCAGTGATTGCA TTGCTGTGAATGATACTGTTGTCAATGTTTATGGACAAGCTTTGAAGGACTTATATAACAAAATTAAACCACCAATGCTAGACCCAATCAAATTTTGCTCATTGCCAGAATTGTTTTCTCTTAAAGCCATGAATTTTGAAGAGTCTCTTGTTGAGGATGTCCACTTGAGTCATCACCTTGCAACAGAATTGGACAAAGAGTCTGAGATTTGCAGAAAGATTCTTGTTGCTTCCTGCGACACAGATAGTGGCAAGTTGCATAAGGATATCAATACTGAAAATCATCCAAGATTACACCTATTCAGAGGTTTTTCTAAGTTCATGACTGAAGACTTAATCAACAATCCTTCAGTTGAAAAGttctcaaagaagaaatttaAGAAGGTAGTTGCCAAGGTGGCTTTTGAAATGATTAAG AGGAATGATGCTTACTCCAATTTGGTTGAGCTTATGTTCCCATTTCATTTGCGTTTTTCAATCCATTCCCACAACAATCTGGGTCCAAAGTTTGgaattcaacttctttccCCCGTTGGACCAAATAAATGCCAAGCAATCATGGCAATAGAAGATCATAATATTCCCCGTACTGACGATTTGCTTCACATTCCTACTCCTTGGCACAACTGTATCGTCAAGATTGATAACAAGGAGACTTTCTTTGTTGTCAAATCTAGTAAAGTCGAGCAGGCAATTGAGAAGGGAAGAGGTTCTGGAAAATGGGACGATGGAAAGCTCCATTATGTTTTTATGTCTAATTAA
- a CDS encoding dityrosine monooxygenase (go_process electron transport) has protein sequence MISALIVGVLLIVKSIILPPSNFPKSIPTIPFYVSFLGAYTSMDQEEIYNYYMREKLEKYGAAKLYFASRWNIVIIEPELLLQLFKNENIYAKSGNQEKIPYSVLAQYTGENIISAHGEKWRLYRRVVASSVQFPNMEPIVENSKRFLDVLHQELINNSPIEIIDLLQRYTLANIGDSVLGVKFNTMEEKDTEIHKRIKHVKRQIFQPLYMNFPFLDKLPIASRMEARKEVAQFRSYFSNILKTCQNFGRETGASRLRQALDNNTLTEKEFTDNGIILMVAGHENPLLLLLSLFYIVAKYPEVQHKIRQENGDNEAPYLNSVICECLRMLPPLGQIINRRTTENVILGSNIRIPKGTYVGYNNFGTGRHRKIWGESADEFKPERWGKTPQEISRKYLEAKIKANLPAFHGRKRACLGEKFALEEVRVLIQTLLQMYQLSLDPNWVEKITPAGPICPLGLKIKFKKIEF, from the coding sequence ATGATATCAGCTTTAATTGTAGGAGTCTTGCTCATTGTGAAGAGTATTATACTTCCCCCTTCTAATTTTCCCAAGTCAATTCCTACCATTCCATTCTACGTTTCGTTTCTTGGTGCTTATACTAGTATggatcaagaagaaatctaCAACTACTACATGAGggaaaagttggagaagtatGGTGCAGCTAAATTGTATTTCGCTTCAAGATGGAATATAGTGATAATAGAGCCAGAATTGTTGCTacaattgttcaagaatgaaaaCATTTATGCAAAAAGTGGCAATCAGGAGAAGATACCTTACTCAGTATTAGCCCAATACACTGGCGAAAACATCATTAGTGCCCATGGGGAGAAGTGGAGATTGTACCGTCGAGTCGTAGCATCCAGTGTTCAATTTCCTAACATGGAaccaattgttgaaaactCGAAAAGGTTCCTAGATGtacttcatcaagaattGATCAATAACTCCCCAATAGAAATTATAGATTTACTCCAAAGATATACACTTGCTAATATTGGGGATTCTGTTCTTGGTGTTAAGTTCAATACtatggaagaaaaagacacAGAAATCCACAAAAGGATTAAACATGTGAAGCGGCAAATTTTCCAGCCCTTATACATGAACTTTCCTTTCTTAGACAAGTTGCCAATAGCCAGTAGGATGGAAGCCAGGAAGGAGGTGGCACAGTTTAGAAGCTATTTCAGCAATATACTCAAGACTTGCCAGAATTTTGGCAGGGAAACTGGAGCTTCTAGATTAAGGCAAGCATTGGATAATAACACTTTGACAGAAAAGGAATTCACAGATAATGGTATAATTTTAATGGTTGCTGGACATGAAAACCCCTTActcttgttgttgtctcttTTCTATATTGTTGCCAAATATCCCGAAGTGCAACATAAGATTAGACAAGAAAATGGTGACAATGAAGCACCGTATTTGAATTCAGTTATTTGTGAATGTTTAAGAATGTTACCACCATTAGGTCAGATAATAAATAGACGGACTACAGAGAATGTCATATTGGGTTCCAACATCCGAATTCCTAAAGGTACATATGTCGGTTACAACAATTTTGGAACAGGAAGGCATAGGAAGATATGGGGTGAAAGCGCAGATGAATTCAAACCGGAAAGATGGGGTAAGACTCCTCAAGAAATCAGCAGAAAATATTTGGAAGCCAAAATCAAAGCTAACCTCCCTGCATTTCATGGCAGAAAAAGAGCATGTCtaggtgaaaaatttgctcttgaagaagtaagAGTGCTTATCCAAACATTGTTACAAATGTACCAGCTTCTGCTTGATCCCAATTGGGTAGAAAAAATAACTCCTGCTGGTCCCATTTGTCCGCTTGGCCTAAAAATTAAGTTTAAGAAGATAGAATTTTGA
- the DTR1 gene encoding dityrosine transporter A(acid, azole) Q(quinidine) Resistance (dityrosine transporter A (AQR2)(acid, azole) Q(quinidine) Resistance~go_component integral to membrane~go_funtion transporter activity~go_process transport), with protein sequence MEKSDSPKIEECLEVVPDPPEKQISYSAFTNGRRKLILFIVTFAGFLGPTSGNIYIPLLPLLQRVFNVSTTSINATVSVFMAVFAVAPLFWASWADFGGRKTLYIISLFFFILANLLLAVVPANIGALFVLRILQAFGASSVMSVGAGSIADITEPKRRATAISYFLMGPQLGPILGPILSLIATDGQWRWIFGFLTIIGSIVYLMILFLLPETLRYLVGRGDSSKGWFVKPKLFQKRTATEEFPKPPKPSLRIYWKLLKFTPLLLCSLNGGFLFASFYGVSITFARVLQIDYGLNVWQTSISYICPGIAMISGSLFAGRLLDKISTKIIKEHGKHIPEKRFSLQVIGLIISMAGMVGYGWCVQKHTHLAPIYIMVFLAGFGMTWVFVGNTTYLTECSTGQPATNVAIGNVMRNASAAISSAIIDKVISRIGFGWSFTIFGFIDLVGIGIVLVLMRYGQKMRENFELNR encoded by the coding sequence ATGGAAAAATCTGACAGTCctaaaattgaagagtGCCTTGAGGTTGTTCCTGACCCCCCAGAAAAGCAAATTCTGTATTCAGCCTTTACCAACGGCAGGAGAAaattgatcttgttcataGTAACTTTTGCAGGGTTCTTGGGTCCTACCTCTGGCAACATTTACATTCCTTTGTTACCTTTGCTCCAGAGAGTGTTCAATGTttctactacttctatAAATGCCACGGTTTCCGTGTTCATGGCGGTCTTCGCTGTAGCACCACTTTTTTGGGCTTCTTGGGCAGATTTTGGCGGAAGAAAGACTTTGTACATTATTtcattattcttcttcatattggctaaccttcttcttgcagTTGTCCCTGCAAACATTGGCGCATTATTCGTCTTGcgaattcttcaagcttTTGGCGCTTCCAGTGTGATGTCTGTAGGGGCAGGGTCTATAGCCGATATTACAGAACCAAAGCGCAGAGCAACTGCCATATCTTATTTTCTAATGGGGCCCCAGCTTGGTCCAATCCTTGGCCCAATTCTAAGTCTAATTGCCACAGATGGCCAATGGAGGTGGATATTTGGGTTCTTGACTATCATTGGATCAATTGTCTATCTCATGATTTTGTTTTTGCTTCCTGAAACTTTAAGGTACCTTGTTGGAAGGGGAGATTCAAGCAAGGGATGGTTCGTTAAACCAAAATTGTTTCAAAAAAGAACTGCAACTGAAGAATTTCCAAAGCCACCTAAGCCTTCTCTTAGAATCTATTGGAAATTGCTAAAGTTTACACCCTTGCTTCTATGCTCACTTAACGGTGGCTTCTTGTTTGCTTCATTTTATGGTGTAAGTATTACATTTGCAAGGGTTTTACAAATTGATTATGGTTTAAATGTGTGGCAAACAAGTATTTCATATATTTGTCCAGGTATTGCTATGATTTCTGGTAGTCTTTTTGCAGGCAGACTATTAGACAAGATAAGTACAAAAATTATCAAAGAGCATGGAAAACATATTCCAGAAAAGAGGTTTTCGCTACAAGTGATTGGTCTAATAATTTCCATGGCAGGAATGGTTGGATATGGATGGTGTGTTCAAAAGCATACTCATTTGGCtccaatatatataatgGTCTTTCTTGCTGGATTTGGTATGACATGGGTCTTCGTTGGTAACACCACATATCTTACGGAGTGTTCAACCGGACAACCTGCAACTAATGTTGCTATTGGAAATGTCATGAGAAATGCCTCCGCTGCAATATCCTCGGCTATTATTGATAAAGTTATTTCAAGGATCGGCTTTGGGTGGAGTTTTACAATTTTCGGATTTATTGACCTTGTAGGCATTGGTATAGTTTTGGTACTTATGCGATACGGTCAAAAAATGAGAGAGAATTTTGAACTAAATAGGTAA
- a CDS encoding autophagy, with protein MEQSKKLKDPTIEEVGYSSTSVDEQDNDSPWAKKSIYRAWLLLCYSTGPVASMSRTYVPAVIQSIATEVGRNSKGGRCERRGNDCYIDFGVGKVHSTSFVLYLKAIYTSLEGLISIFLMGIADYSNYRKILLIGSITLFGIFALPFAAFTGKNYSTLKTISVFYALMSVIDSVYQILEGSYIPLFMRAVPKKQDEVEEARNTRVLQRGSVVSVMGLFLGNCGGLTALLIGIIISYGRGGPMEDGYHNFLLAITIAGCVTVVFSIISAFYIPSVKGKPKPEGEILLFLTARRFVTLLKNIQKYPNAFLYCVSWVIWNVSFSNFMSVFVLLFRSTLGIGNSDSEYTVYTFMSYITASLGSIAWMLLYPQCGIKIKTWGYGFLIFSAFTNFWGCLGIRKSISIGFKNRWEFWLFEVFYSGSSSAMRSLNRTVYSSLLPEGDEAQYFGLEIMLGVATGWIGSLVNAAIQDRTNNDRFPFLPNCILVLISLVLYSLTDTEQGMRDAKKLVEDSIQIRDDQALDQTEGLSASFDHNEENSNKSLCK; from the coding sequence ATGGAACAGctgaaaaagttgaaagatCCCACAATTGAGGAGGTAGGATATTCTTCTACCAGTGTTGATGAACAGGACAATGATTCTCCATGGGCAAAGAAAAGTATTTATAGAGCTTGGTTGTTGTTATGTTACTCCACAGGTCCAGTAGCTTCTATGTCTAGGACATATGTTCCAGCAGTTATTCAATCTATTGCTACcgaagttggaagaaatagTAAAGGTGGTAGATGtgaaagaagaggaaatgATTGTTACATTGATTTCGGTGTCGGAAAGGTACACTCCACTTCTTTTGTTCTCTACCTTAAAGCCATTTACACCTCTCTTGAGGGATTGATATCGATTTTTCTAATGGGCATTGCTGATTACTCGAACTACAGAAAAATCCTCTTGATAGGTTCAATTACTTTATTTGGTATTTTTGCACTTCCGTTTGCAGCCTTCACGGGAAAGAATTATTCAACCCTAAAAACTATCTCAGTATTCTATGCTCTAATGAGTGTAATTGATTCCGTCTACCAGATATTAGAGGGGTCTTATATTCCTCTTTTTATGAGGGCAGTGCCTAAAAAGCAggatgaagttgaagaagctaGAAACACCAGGGTTTTGCAAAGGGGATCTGTTGTGAGCGTCATGGGATTATTCTTGGGAAATTGCGGTGGACTTACAGCTCTACTTATTGGCATAATTATATCTTATGGAAGAGGAGGTCCAATGGAAGATGGTTATCACAATTTCTTGCTTGCAATTACTATAGCAGGTTGCGTTACAGTTGTCTTCTCTATTATAAGTGCCTTCTATATCCCCAGTGTGAAAGGAAAACCTAAACCAGAAGGCGAAATTTTGTTGTTCTTAACTGCAAGAAGATTTGTAACGcttttgaagaacatcCAGAAGTATCCGAATGCTTTCCTCTATTGTGTCTCCTGGGTCATTTGGAATGTCAGCTTTAGTAACTTCATGAGTGTATTCGTGTTGCTCTTTAGATCAACTCTAGGAATCGGCAATTCGGATTCAGAGTACACTGTTTACACATTTATGTCGTATATTACTGCTTCATTGGGCTCGATTGCTTGGATGCTTCTTTATCCACAATGCggaatcaaaatcaagacTTGGGGATATGGATTTCTTATTTTTTCAGCTTTTACTAACTTTTGGGGGTGTTTGGGAATTAGAAAGTCTATTTCCATTGGCTTTAAGAACAGATGGGAGTTTTGGTtatttgaagtattttATTCAGGATCGAGTTCTGCAATGAGGTCTTTGAATAGAACCGTCTATAGTTCACTTTTACCAGAAGGAGACGAGGCTCAATATTTTGGTCTTGAAATAATGTTAGGTGTAGCCACAGGATGGATTGGTTCATTGGTTAATGCAGCCATCCAGGACAGGACTAACAACGACAGATTTCCCTTCTTGCCAAATTGTATTTTGGTTCTTATCTCACTTGTTTTGTATTCCCTAACTGATACCGAGCAAGGCATGAGAGATGCTAAAAAATTGGTAGAAGACTCTATTCAAATTAGAGATGATCAGGCACTTGACCAAACAGAAGGTttgtctgcttctttcGACCACAACGAGGAAAACTCTAACAAGTCTCTTTGTAAATGA
- the BNA1 gene encoding 3-hydroxyanthranilic acid dioxygenase, protein MLPEPININKWIEENGHLLQPPVNNYCLHRGGFTIMIVGGPNERTDYHINETPEHFHQLKGAMCLKVVDDGEFRDIIINEGDSFLLPGNTPHNPVRFADTIGLVVEQDRPETALDRLRWYCSNCREIVHEAAFHLTDLGTQIKEAILAFDGDKESRTCKKCGTLNYSKPQ, encoded by the coding sequence ATGCTTCCAGAGCCtatcaacatcaacaaatGGATTGAGGAAAATGGCCATCTTCTCCAGCCTCCTGTGAATAACTATTGTCTCCATCGTGGAGGTTTCACTATTATGATTGTAGGAGGACCAAATGAGAGAACCGATTATCACATTAACGAGACACCTGAACATTTCCACCAACTTAAAGGTGCCATGTGCTTGAaggttgttgatgatggcGAATTCAGAGATATTATCATTAACGAAGGCGACTCATTCTTGTTGCCTGGCAATACTCCACACAATCCTGTTCGTTTTGCTGACACTATTGGCTTGGTTGTAGAACAAGATAGACCAGAAACTGCGCTTGACAGACTAAGATGGTACTGTAGCAACTGTAGAGAGATTGTTCACGAAGCAGCTTTCCATTTGACCGACTTGGGTACGCAGATCAAGGAAGCTATATTGGCTTTTGATGGCGATAAGGAAAGCAGGACATGCAAGAAGTGTGGAACGTTGAACTACTCGAAGCCCCAATAG
- a CDS encoding predicted protein has translation MSKPITANSSTDVNDDTTLIEQESGLRYAAYANRFRTILLASHRYVAYTSDIGESFRPVAHPYLVKLGYGVSWMYILADVSYASWKVKVKSEGKYTPGLRPWSTQPTKVDEKAKSEFLSTHTSLSESDWRLAAVKRGIFQSIASMGLPAFTIHSAVRYSSILFKNTSISALRTYGPVAIGLGIVPVLPYIFDEPVEKAVDWVFDRGEELYARTKLE, from the coding sequence ATGTCGAAGCCCATCACCGCCAACTCTTCCACCGACGTCAATGACGACACCACTCtcattgaacaagaatctGGCCTCAGATATGCCGCTTACGCCAACCGTTTCCGTACCATCTTGTTAGCTTCCCACAGATACGTGGCTTACACATCGGATATCGGAGAATCGTTCCGTCCAGTGGCCCATCCCTACCTTGTCAAACTAGGCTACGGTGTGTCGTGGATGTATATTTTGGCCGATGTTTCGTATGCTTCGTGGAAAGTCAAGGTGAAGTCCGAAGGAAAATACACTCCAGGTTTGAGGCCCTGGAGTACCCAGCCTACGAAAGTAGACGAGAAGGCTAAACTGGAGTTCTTATCTACTCATACATCTTTGCTGGAGTCCGATTGGAGACTCGCTGCTGTAAAGAGAGGTATCTTCCAAAGTATTGCGTCTATGGGTTTGCCGGCCTTCACCATCCACAGTGCTGTTAGATATTCGTCcattttgttcaagaacacGTCCATCAGTGCACTTAGAACCTACGGTCCCGTAGCTATAGGTTTGGGTATAGTTCCAGTATTGCCTTACATCTTCGACGAGCCTGTCGAAAAGGCTGTTGACTGGGTGTTTGACCGTGGTGAAGAACTCTACGCCCGCACCAAACTCGAGTAA
- a CDS encoding predicted protein has translation MRFVLVIRFTDTSSSTQPVRDLDIPLAINFDKDDVNKLVSVKWIKSVIRARVPQAASSRLRLIYSGRVLNENTNFRAEVKQPEKSKENRIYIHCVIGEELTREQLAEENKLDKPQAVSTTPQVVGFDRLLQQGFSQEDVDDLRRQFYSIYSPGSLGNSTRDQISDVEEEENNQRAIHQLEERWIESTVNGGNAENATGDNQPFNAPHTATAAQDAPPQPSADLDDIHGNEELLLGLLLGIFLGVISIVFLMADDSVFNKRTKHSVILGFIINIGLAVSRGRWL, from the exons ATGCGGTTTGTCCTCGTTATACGGTTCACCGATACTTCGTCCTCGACACAGCCTGTGCGGGATCTAGACATTCCTCTTGCCATCAACTTCGATAAAGACGACGTCAACAAGCTTGTGAGTGTGAAATGGATCAAAAGCGTGATAAGGGCACGCGTACCACAGGCTGCCAGCTCCCGTTTGCGTTTAATCTACTCGGGACGCGTTTTGAACGAAAACACAAACTTCAGAGCAGAAGT GAAACAGCCAGAGAAGTCGAAAGAAA ATCGTATTTACATCCATTGTGTgattggtgaagaattgactAGAGAACAACTTGCAGAGGAAAACAAGCTTGACAAGCCCCAAGCTGTAAGTACGACTCCACAGGTTGTCGGATTTGACCGTTTGCTCCAGCAGGGCTTTTCCCAGGAAGATGTAGATGACTTGAGACGTCAATTCTATCTGATCTACAGCCCCGGACTGCTCGGAAATTCTACCAGGGACCAGATTAGcgatgtagaagaagaggaaaacAACCAGCGCGCCATTCATCAACTCGAAGAAAGATGGATAGAGTCTACTGTCAACGGAGGAAACGCTGAAAATGCTACAGGCGACAATCAACCGTTCAATGCTCCACACACAGCTACTGCCGCACAAGATGCTCCTCCTCAACCGCTGGCAGATCTTGATGATATACACGGCAATGAAGAACTACTTTTGGGTCTTTTGCTAGGAATCTTCCTTGGAGTCATCAGCatcgtcttcttgatggcaGACGACTctgtcttcaacaagagaaCAAAACACTCGGTTATCTTGGGGTTTATAATAAATATCGGTTTAGCAGTGAGCAGAGGAAGATGGTTATAG
- a CDS encoding mitochondrial 2-oxodicarboxylate carrier 1 (go_component membrane~go_funtion binding~go_process transport) translates to MSDPKPLPFIYQFLSGAIAGVSEILVMYPLDVVKTRQQLDSTNAYNGTINCLKKIVREEGFSRLYKGITAPILMEAPKRATKFAANDEWGKFYKKQFGVTQMTQSLAVLTGATAGATESFVVVPFELVKIKLQDKTSKFNGMGEVVKDIIKTNGVLGLYKGLESTLWRHIMWNAGYFGLIHQVKSVMPKPKNSTEKTLIDLTCGTIGGTFGTIMNTPMDVVKSRIQAGSTKYKWTWPSLVIVAKEEGFGALYKGFIPKVLRLGPGGGILLVVFTTAMDFFRGIHEGK, encoded by the coding sequence ATGTCTGATCCTAAGCCTTTGCCTTTCATTTACCAGTTTCTCTCTGGTGCCATCGCCGGTGTTTCTGAGATCTTGGTCATGTATCCCTTGGATGTTGTCAAGACTAGACAGCAGTTGGATTCCACCAATGCTTACAACGGTACGATCAActgtttgaagaagattgtcagagaagaaggctTCTCGCGTTTGTACAAGGGTATCACCGCACCTATTCTTATGGAAGCCCCCAAGAGAGCCACTAAGTTTGCTGCCAACGACGAATGGGGTAAGTTCTACAAAAAGCAGTTTGGTGTCACTCAAATGACTCAATCTCTTGCAGTCTTGACCGGAGCCACTGCTGGTGCTACCGAATCGTTTGTGGTGGTGCCTTTTGAGTTGGTCAAGATTAAGTTGCAAGATAAGACGTCCAAGTTCAACGGCATGGGTGAAGTAGTCAAGGACATCATCAAGACCAACGGTGTTCTTGGATTGTACAAGGGTTTGGAATCGACTTTGTGGAGACACATCATGTGGAATGCTGGTTATTTCGGATTGATCCACCAGGTCAAGTCAGTAATGCCTAAGCCTAAGAACTCGACTGAAAAGACTTTGATTGATTTGACCTGTGGTACGATCGGTGGTACTTTTGGTACCATCATGAACACACCTATGGATGTTGTCAAGTCCAGAATCCAGGCTGGTTCTACCAAGTACAAGTGGACTTGGCCATCCTTGGTGATTGTCGCTAAGGAAGAAGGCTTTGGTGCTTTGTACAAGGGTTTCATTCCTAAGGTTTTGAGATTAGGTCCTGGTGGTGGTATATTGTTGGTGGTTTTCACTACAGCCATGGACTTCTTCAGAGGTATCCACGAAGGAAAGTAG